One stretch of Arachis duranensis cultivar V14167 chromosome 1, aradu.V14167.gnm2.J7QH, whole genome shotgun sequence DNA includes these proteins:
- the LOC107491610 gene encoding uncharacterized protein LOC107491610: MVKPYRKDWSTRLGDALWAYRTAYKTLIGMSPFWLVYGKACHLPVEIEHKAYWAIKECNMGLQKAGVERKQQLEDLECLRLEAYDNTRIYKERTKAVYDRHIKRMEFRVGYLVLLYNSRLSLLSRKFRSRWDGLYIVDKVDPYRVVHLRHLKLYHHTNPKSDKGVKIFFLKDPLGACK, encoded by the coding sequence ATGGTAAAGCCCTATAGGAAAGATTGGAGCACTAGATTAGGGGATGCCTTGTGGGCCTACCGAACTGCCTATAAGACTCTAATAGGCATGAGTCCCTTCTGGTTGGTCTATGGcaaagcttgtcatctcccagttgagaTAGAGCATAAAGCCTATTGGGCAATtaaggagtgcaacatggggtTGCAAAAGGCAGGTGTAGAAAGGAAGCAACAATTGGAAGATTTAGAGTGTTTGAGGTTGGAGGCTTACGATAATACCCGCATATACAAAGAAAGAACTAAAGCGGTGTATGATCGGCATATCAAGAGGATGGAATTCCGAGTGGGATATTTGGTGCTACTATACAACTcaaggttgagtttgctatccAGAAAGTTCAGATCAAGATGGGATGGTCTGTATATTGTTGATAAAGTTGATCCTTATAGAGTTGTTCACTTACGTCATCTCAAGTTATACCATCATACCAATCCCAAGAGTGACAAGGGGGTGAAAATTTTCTTCTTGAAGGATCCGCTCGGAGCTTGCAAATGA
- the LOC107491584 gene encoding uncharacterized protein LOC107491584 has product MPGAVTVLKTSPVRVGGEVDESTVYFHRLFWTFPPCIEAFRHCKPLVSIDGTHLYGKYGGTLLMAIAQDGNSNILPIAFALVEGENAESWSFFLSNLRSHVTPQEGILVISDRHNGIKSALEAPETGWLPPRAYRAYCIRHVAANFALTFKGKDARRMLVNAAYAKTEAEFYYWFDIMRSENPAMCDWANRMEYEKWTEHEDSGRRFRHMTTNISECVNSVLKGTRNLHVTSLVKSTYGRLAELFVIRGQTAEAQLGSGQEFCQALVKAIERNIRESRCFIVTLYDRHQSEYTVAETTPIGNFSLGAPLSLLPCYSLLCLLARASYVHEVYRMSEVFEVYKQGFVPPIPEGLWPPYAGPTVIPDPNMRCAKEGRPKATRIRGSMDRTADNRPKRRGLCRQPGHTRRSCDQRLHHAGGGS; this is encoded by the exons ATGCCTGGGGCAGTTACTGTTCTGAAGACCTCTCCTGTTCGTGTTGGGGGTGAGGTTGATGAGTCCACGGTGTACTTTCATCGACTTTTCTGGACATTTCCACCGTGTATCGAGGCATTTCGGCATTGTAAGCCCCTCGTCAGTATTGATGGCACCCACTTGTATGGGAAGTATGGAGGGACGCTGCTAATGGCCATAGCGCAAGATGGGAACTCGAACATCCTTCCCATCGCATTCGCCCTTGTTGAGGGAGAAAATGCAGAGTCATGGTCATTCTTCTTGTCCAACCTACGATCGCATGTGACGCCACAGGAGGGCATCCTTGTTATCTCTGATAGGCATAATGGCATCAAGTCAGCACTTGAGGCACCTGAGACTGGATGGCTGCCTCCACGTGCCTATCGTGCCTACTGCATCCGTCATGTGGCTGCGAATTTTGCCCTTACCTTTAAAGGTAAGGATGCAAGAAGGATGTTGGTCAATGCTGCATATGCAAAAACTGAAGCagagttttattattggtttgaCATCATGCGGTCTGAGAATCCGGCAATGTGTGACTGGGCCAATCGAATGGAATACGAGAAGTGGACAGAACACGAGGATAGTGGTAGACGGTTCAGGCACATGACAACCAACATTAGTGAATGTGTGAATTCCGTGTTAAAGGGAACTCGCAACCTCCATGTGACATCGTTGGTTAAGTCAACGTACGGCAGACTTGCAGAGCTATTCGTTATCCGTGGACAGACAGCGGAGGCACAACTCGGATCCGGGCAAGAGTTTTGTCAGGCTTTGGTTAAGGCTATAGAAAGGAACATTAGAGAATCAAGGTGCTTCATAGTGACGTTATACGACAGGCATCAATCCGAGTACACTGTGGCTGAGACAACACCGATTGGGAACTTTTCGCTGG GTGCTCCACTATCCCTGTTGCCATGCTATAGCTTGTTGTGCCTACTCGCGCGGGCGTCATATGTTCACGAGGTCTATCGTATGAGTGAGGTGTTCGAGGTTTACAAGCAGGGTTTTGTTCCGCCTATCCCAGAAGGGCTATGGCCCCCATATGCTGGCCCAACTGTCATTCCCGATCCTAACATGAGGTGTGCAAAGGAAGGTCGTCCGAAGGCAACCAGGATCCGTGGTAGTATGGATCGGACTGCGGATAACCGGCCGAAGCGACGTGGACTATGCCGTCAGCCCGGGCATACGAGGCGGAGCTGTGACCAGCGACTGCATCATGCTGGAGGGGGTTCTTAG
- the LOC107491594 gene encoding uncharacterized protein LOC107491594 — translation MASEEESVLVLVHCSGKIKKSKRYGVKFTDREPVSVFISSTSTLSDLKNSILQKLGISGSKFVKKLFYKIPIAVVSTRVQYDTFVLAADEDIRVLFHCVRSFPEVRIHELFAKLDVGVDSSGASAPLHNSSGVGGASCSMPVIAPSVPLVASPSFAADLDRMEAIGSAPLQDPRVRGQAYEVDTGGGLIPDVQGFGEPDRVENAMYDDESDQESVDIIGDSDDDTAGNPPTQHGASSSGTQQYPPHFSTLNLEALGEQAVDGGPTVGGSSTEFQIGQSFQNKEEAVLSVKDYNIRRGVEYRVIESDHLKYHGKCKEFGKGCTWLIRVALRARKGTWEVRRYNGPHTCLATSISSDHRQLDYHVICARILPLIRTDAAVTVKVLQQATEADYGFRPSYMKVWLAKQKAVAQIYGDWEESYAELPRWMLGV, via the coding sequence ATGGCTAGTGAGGAGGAGAGTGTTCTTGTTCTAGTGCATTGCTctggaaaaattaaaaaaagcaaaagatatggtgtgaagttcactgataGAGAACCGGTGAGTGTTTTCATCAGTTCAACAAGCACGTTGTCAGATCTAAAGAACAGCATTTTACAGAAGCTTGGGATTTCTGGTAGCAAGTTTGTGAAGAAGTTATTCTACAAGATTCCCATCGCAGTTGTCTCGACCCGGGTTCAGTATGACACCTTTGTGCTAGCGGCTGATGAAGACATTAGGGTTCTGTTCCATTGTGTCAGAAGTTTTCCAGAGGTCAGAATACACGAGTTATTCGCAAAGTTGGATGTTGGGGTGGATAGTTCTGGGGCATCAGCTCCATTACATAACTCAAGTGGCGTAGGAGGTGCGTCTTGTTCGATGCCTGTGATAGCACCGTCCGTTCCGCTAGTGGCATCCCCATCATTCGCGGCTGATTTAGATCGAATGGAGGCTATTGGTTCTGCACCTTTGCAGGATCCAAGGGTCCGTGGGCAGGCATATGAGGTGGACACCGGTGGAGGCTTGATTCCTGATGTGCAAGGATTTGGGGAACCTGATCGAGTAGAGAACGCAATGTATGATGATGAGTCTGACCAGGAGTCTGTAGATATCATTGGGGACAGTGATGATGACACAGCTGGCAATCCACCTACACAGCATGGGGCTTCAAGTTCTGGCACTCAGCAGTACCCTCCACACTTCTCGACTCTAAACTTGGAGGCTCTGGGTGAACAGGCGGTGGATGGTGGTCCCACAGTTGGTGGCTCTTCTACGGAATTTCAGATTGGGCAGTCATTCCAAAATAAAGAAGAGGCTGTGCTGAGTGTGAAGGACTACAACATCCGTCGAGGTGTTGAGTACAGAGTCATCGAATCAGATCATCTGAAATATCATGGAAAATGCAAGGAGTTTGGCAAGGGTTGCACTTGGTTGATTCGCGTAGCGCTCCGTGCACGCAAGGGCACTTGGGAGGTTCGGAGGTACAACGGCCCACACACTTGCTTGGCTACGTCTATATCGAGTGATCACCGTCAGCTGGATTACCACGTTATTTGTGCGAGGATTCTTCCGTTGATTAGGACAGATGCTGCAGTTACGGTAAAGGTATTGCAACAAGCTACAGAAGCAGACTACGGTTTCAGGCCTAGTTACATGAAGGTTTGGCTAGCCAAACAGAAGGCAGTGGCACAAATATATGGAGATTGGGAAGAATCGTATGCGGAGTTGCCACGTTGGATGCTAGGGGTATAG
- the LOC107491601 gene encoding uncharacterized protein LOC107491601 → MVKPYRKDWSTRLGNALWTYRTAYKTLIGMSPFWLVYDNACHLSVEIEHKAYWAIKECNMRLQKAGVERKQQLEDLECLRLEAYDNTRIYKERTKAVYDRHIKRIEF, encoded by the coding sequence ATGGTAAAGCCCTATAGGAAAGATTGGAGCACTAGATTAGGGAATGCCTTGTGGACCTACCGAACTGCCTATAAGACTCTAATAGGCATGAGTCCCTTCTGGTTGGTCTATGACAATGCTTGTCATCTCTCGGTTGAGATAGAGCACAAAGCCTATTGGGCAATTAAGGAGTGCAACATGAGGTTGCAAAAGGCAGGTGTAGAAAGGAAGCAACAATTGGAAGATTTAGAGTGTTTGAGGTTGGAGGCTTACGATAATACCCGCATATACAAAGAAAGAACTAAAGCAGTGTATGATCGGCATATCAAGAGGATAGAATTCTGA